The window cctccctgtgctgctcccagctccgGTAATGGGGCTCACCGGGCCCCGGTGCTGGGGCCTCGGCCGTGGGGGCAGACGTGAGACCCCCTCGGTACCCCCAGGGCTGCCCCATGGAGGGTGTGAGTCATGGTCCTATCCCTGCGGAGCTGGTGATGGCCCCGTGCCCGTCAGCGGCCCTGGGGCGGTGGTGGAGGGTGTGGTGGGACTGGTTCCGGATGGGATCCGGTCCCCATGGTGGATCCTGTCCCTATGGTGGATCCTGTCCCTATGGTGGATCCTGTCCCCATGGTGGATCCTGTCCCTATGGTGGATCCTGTCCCTATGGTGGGATCCTGTCCCTATGGTGGATCCTGTCCCTGTGGTGGATCCTGTCCTCATGGTGTGATCCTGTCCTCATGGTGTGATCCCATCCCCACAGTGTGATCCCATCCCCATAGTGTGATCCCATCCCCAAAGTATGATCCCATCCCCACAGTGtgatcccatccccatggtgtgatcccatccccatggtgtgATCCCATCCCTGTGGTGTGATCCCATCCCTGTGGTGTGATCCCATCCCCACACTGTGATCCCATACCCACAGTGTAATCCCATCCCTGTGGTGTGATCCCATCCCCACAGTATGATCCCATCCCCACAGTGTGATCCCATCCCCACGGTGTGATCCCATCCCCACAGTGTGATCCCATCCCCACAATGTGATCCCATCCCTGTGGTGTGATCCCGTCCCCAGGGTGCTGGAGCCGGCACTGGCTCTGAGGGTGCCTGGGTTGTTGATCCGGCTGCGGCTCAGCCTCCATGTCCCTGCCAAGGTGGCAATTATCCCCTTGCCGTCAGGGCAGGATGAAAGGCAGGAGCCTGGCACTGCCCCTGGTcagcaggcaggggagggcAGTGTCCTCCTGCCCCTTGTGCCCTATGGCTGCTGGTGCAGGTCACCCTGGGGTGAGCTGTGGGGTCTCTGGTCCCCACATCCCCCCTTTGGCTGATCCTCCCATCTCCACCCCATAGGCAGTCAGTATGGCACAACCATGCGCTCCTCCTTCAGCTCCCGCTCCCAGAGCAATGGTGTGGACCCCAAAGCCTCGGTATGTACCGGGGGGTTCATCCTCTCCCCCTGCCCATCACTGTGGGGATGCCAGAGGGACCCATCCTGGCTGCGGCTTTGGCTGTGCCAAGGGAGGCTCTGGGCTCCATCCTCCCCTTTGCcggtgatggggatggaggggcaGGCTCAGGACACCCTgaccccctgcaccccacagcTCTATCAACCACTGACCAAGAAGGACTTCGGCACCTTGAAGGGCAGCGCGTGGTCCTCGCGCTCGGCTGTGGACCTCACCCCGCACAAGCGCATGGCAACCATCAGCAACGGGGGCCTGGCCAAGGGCCGCGGCTACGGCTACACCATGTCCCAGGTGTCCAACAGCTCCCCACGACCCAGCTCCTTCCACGAGCGCAGCTACCGCGCGCGGCACAACCTGGACACGCTGTCGCTGCGCTCGCTGCGCCTGACCGAGGGTCCGCCACACACCGCGGCTGACGACCGCTACAGCCTCCTGTCGGAGCAGATGGACTCCGTGGGTCACCACCGTCCGCTCTACCGGTGCCAGGCCGGCGGTGGTGGCTTCACCCGCTCCTACACCCTGGAGCGGCAGCTGAGCGGCGGCTCCAGCGCCAAGGAGTGGCCGGAGGGCAGCGAGGTGCCGCACAACCGCACCATCCGCGCGCCCGCCATGCGCACGCTACAGCGCTTCCAGAGCAACAACCGCTCCCGGCTCAGCACCGGCTCCTTCGGCACCGTCCCCACCGGAGCCGGCTCCTACCTGGGTATGGTGGAGCACGGCTCCCGCGCACCCTCCGTGCGCAGCCTGGCCGAGGGCAGCCATCACCTGCAGGACCAGCGCATGGACATGTACAATGGGCACAACACCCTGCTCAGCCATCAGTCGGGGGGGTGAGTGACATGGGGATGGACTCCAGCTTGGTCCTTGTGCCCACATTAGCTGGTCGAGGGCAAACCCTTCTCTCTGTTGCCTGGTGCTATATTGCTGTGAGGGATGCAGGACAAGGGGGAGATGGaggtgaatgccccatccctggcagtgctcaaggccaggttggacacaggggttggagcagtggaaggggttggggttggagctggaggagctttaaggtcccttcatcccaaaccattgtgtgattctgtggtgGGAACCAGTTGGCCCCATAGTGATGGACCATGGTGTGGGTTGACCCCAAACACATCCTGTGTGTGGCTTTAGCTTCTCTCATGGACTCATGCTGAGACCCCAGGGTAGGGAGATGCTCTTTAAGCTGGGTCTGGAGTCTCATGCCCAAGCACATGGTGGGTTGATGGGTCCCCTCCGAGGTGCAGGTGTGGAGGATCCTTGTGCCCATGTTCACCTCCTTGTGCCCATGGTTCCAGGTTTGATGACATTGACCTGCCCTCAGCCGTGAAGTACCTGATAGCCACAGACCCCAACCTGCAGGTGTTGGGTGCTGCCTACCTGCAGCACAAGTGCTACAGCGACAGCAACGCCAAGAAGCAGGTGAGCACTCATAGGCAGGACAAGGGGACCCCCGGCCCCTATACACGGTACAGGACCAAGGGACCCCCATCCGCTGCTGTCCCCCCAGGCCCGCAGCCTCCAGGCCATGCCCAAGCTGGTGAAGCTGTTCAACAGCCCCAACCAGGAGGTACAGCGTCACGCAACCGGTGCCATGCGCAACCTCATCTACGACAACACCGAGAACAAGCTGGCGCTGGTGGAGGAGAACGGTATCTATGAGCTGATGCGGACACTGCGGGAGCCTGACGATGAGCTGCGCAAGAACGTCACAGGTTGGGGACCACTGGTGGGGTGGTTGCCATGGTGACCCAGGATGCTGGGAGTCATCATCACCCATCCTGTCCCATGGTTGTTCCTGTCTGTGGGTGTTGATGGGAGCCCCTCGGGGTGGTTCCGCTCCCGTCATTCCCAGCACTCTCTGCACAGGGATCCTATGGAATCTGTCCTCCAGTGACAACCTGAAGGACCGCCTGGCCCGGGACACCCTGGACCAGCTCACGGACCTGGTGCTGGTCCCACTCTCGGGGCTGGGGGGCTCGGGTGTCATCCAGCAGAACCCATCCGAGGCCGAGATCTTCTACAACTCCACTGGTTTCCTCAGGTACCACTGGCAGCTCCGGTCCTCACACCATGGGTGTAGGTTTGGGTGACACAGAGACACCGTGTGGGGTGTGAGCATAGGGAGCAGGGCTCTGGGGCTCCTTTCTGGTCCCCATCCCTTGCAGCTCTTGTGCATCCCATGGtcagccccatggcacaggTATCATCTGCCCTCCCCATGGTGGTCCTATGGGCACAAAGGGGTGGTCATGGGGGAGCTGTGATGAGCCATGTCCCCATGCAGGAACCTCAGCTCTGCCAGCCAACAGACCCGGCAGAAGATGCGTGAGTGCCATGGGCTGGTGGACTCCATGATCCATTATGTGAACAGCTCCCTGGAAGTGGGCAAGTCAGAGGACAAGGTGAGCCCAGGAGCTGGGAGGCTTTGGGTACCCTCGGTTGTGGTGTACACCCGTCTCCTGGTGACAGCCTGGCCATCATGGTGCTAAGGCACATctcaatggggtgatgggataTGATGGACATACTGGGCATTGTGGTGACCATGATGgagccccatagggatgtgCCATTAGCAACACCCCATCATGCAGCACAAGCACTgacacccccatgtcccccccagaGCGTGGAGAACGCGGTGTGTGTCCTGCGCAACCTCTCCTACCGCCTGTACGATGAGATGCCCCCGTCCTCACTGCAGCGCCTCGAGGGTCACCGGCGCAACACCGGCGGCACGGTGACGGGGGAGCTGGTGGGATGCTTCAGCCCCCAGAGCAAGAAGGCACGAGAGGTCAGTGGTGGGACCATGtcctggggcaggggtggcaATGGGACCGTGtcctggggcaggggtggcaATGGGATCGTGtcctggggcaggggtggcaATGGGACCGGgccctggggcaggggtggcaATGGGACCGTGTCCCGGGACAGGGGTGGCAATGGGACCATGTCCCGGGACagggggggcaatgggaccgtgtcctggggcagggggggcaatgggatcgTGTCCCGGGGcagggggggcaatgggatcgtgtcctggggcaggggtggcaATGGGACCATGtcctggggcaggggtggcaATGGGACCGTgtcctggggcagggggggcaatgggaccgtgtcctggggcaggggtggcaATGGGACCGTGttctggggcagggggggcaatgggaccGTGTTCTGGGGCAGGGGTGGCAATGGGACTGTgtcctggggcagggggggcaatgggaccGGGGCCCAGAGCAGGGGTGGCAATGGGACCGTGTCCTGGGCAGGGGTGGCAATGGGACTGTGTCCTGGGACAGGGGTGGCAATGGGACCATGTCCCGGGGCAGGGGTGGcaatggggtgatgctgggtggAGATGGACGCGGGTGGAGGTGGACGCTGGGCTCAGCTCAGGGCTGGGACACGCGGATGAGCTCAGTGCTGGTGATTCAGGAGCGTGGTGTGAATCAGGTGCTGAGCCCCTGCTGTGCCATGCAACGGGTGTGCCACAACCGGTGTGAGCTGCCGGTGCTTGGGGCTGggcatggggcaggaggggacagCCGCAGCAATGAGGGATGCTGTAGGGGACACCGGTGGGTCCAACAGCATCCTCCCCACAGCACTACCTGAACGCGGACATCGTCACCTTCACGGAGGTGTCCAAGGACCCCAAGGGCATGGAGTGGCTCTGGAACCCGCAGATCGTGGGTATCTACAACCGGCTGCTGCAGCGCTGTGAGCTCAACAAGCACACCACGGAGGCGGCCTCAGGCGCACTGCAGAACATCACTGCTGGGGACCGCAGGGTGAGGGTGTGGGGAACATCCCGGGGGTGATGCTGATGCTGGTCTGGGTGTCACCATCACTGCACCAGTCACAGGGCTGGGATACACCTTCATGTGGGGTGGTTGTGGTTTGCCTGGGTGGGTAACCTGTCCACTGCACCACTCACCACCCAGGTGTGGGTAACCTGTCCATCACACCACTCACCACCCATGGGTAACCTGTCCATTACACCACTCACCACCCAGGTGTGGGTAACCTGTCCATCACACCACTCACCACCCATGGGTAACCCAACCTGGCCCTGTTGAGcaacaggaggaggaggaggaggaagaggagggtgcaATGGGGGGTCCCATTGTAGTCTCTGAGCAGTGTGTGCCCCGCAGTGGGCGGGTGTGCTGAGCCGCCTGGCCCTGGAGCAGGAGCGCATCCTGAACCCGGTCCTGGACCGTGTCCGCACCGCCGACCAGCACCAGCTGCGCTCCCTGACCGGCCTCATCCGGAACCTGTCCCGGCACGCCCGCAACAAGGATGAGATGTGTGAGTGTGGTGAACCCGGCCCATgcccttcatcctcctcctcctcctcgctccggccccatcccagcacccgctgcatccctgctccatccccagcaccaaacaccctctgctcccagtgctccaccACCAACCATCCCATTGGCTTTGTCCTCCAGTCCTGGTGCCCATGGAAGCATCCCCGGTGCTGGTCCCTCACCACACCGGTGCTGCCGCCTGTGCCGGTGCAGCCGCCAGCACTGACACCAGCACTGACGTGTCACCCTCACCCACAGCCACCAAGGTTGTCAGCCACCTGATGGAGAAGCTGCCGGGCAGCGCCGGGGACAAGGCTCCGCCGGTTGATGTCGTGGTGAACATCATCGCGGTGCTCAACAACCTGGTGGTGGAGAGCCCCATGGCCGCACGAGACATCGTCTACTTCGATGGGCTCCGGAAGCTCTTCTACATCAAGAAGAGAAGGGACAGGTGAGGGCTCTGCTCTCCCCATGGCCCCATAAGGTCTCCCATCCCTAGGCATGGAGTGGCCTCATGGTCTCCATCAACCCCTTGGCCATGTCCTCTGGACACCCCCATGGGCTGGGATACAGTCACCTTTTCCTATGGGATGCTCCTCACCACTTGCTGCTCACCACCTGTACTGGGTGCTGGGCTCCAGCCTTGACTCTGCCTCTTCCCACTGGTGTTGAGTCTTTAGCCCATAGGGCCGTTCTGGGGTGGGCTCATTGGGTTGATGGGCACTATCCTGTGCGCCGGTACCCAAACCTCATTGAGCTCTGTCCCTGCCAGCTCGGACAATGAGAAGTCCTCCCGAGCAGCCTCCAGCCTCCTGGGAAACATGTGGCAGTACAACAAGCTCCACCGGGACTTCAAGATGGTGAGAACTGGTCCCAGTgtcccatcccactgggggggtcctggggtgGGTCCTGAGGGTGTCAGAGCCATTGAACAGCCACAGTCCAAATACTTGGAACAGTCTcacagtgcctgaaggggctgcaggaacctggagaggggcttgggacaagggatgtagggacaggccaaggggaatggcttgaacctgcccaagagaggggagactgagctgagctctgaggcagaagctgttccctgggagggtgctgaggcgctggcacagggtgcccagagaagctgtggctgccccatccctggcagtgctcaaggccaggttggacacaggggcttggagcagctgctccagtggaaggggttgggcttggagctggaggagctttaaggtcctttcaacccaaaccactctggggtTCTGGGGTTACATTAAATGCTTCCAGGTCCCAGATCCCTGTTCCCCCCTCCTGAAGGGCTGGGATGTCCCCAGAGCATCATCCCCATGGTGGTACCTGCCCTGCTGGGGTTGATGCTGGAGCACAGTGGGTCCATGCTCACTCCCAGCCCCAGTGAGGTGTGGGCAGGGGGTGACTGTGTCCGTGTGTCCTTGCAGAAGGGGTACCGGAAGGAGGACTTCCTCAGCCTGTGAGGACACCAGGACCATGCTGCCCTATGCTGGCTCCTCACAGGCGGCCGCTCAGCACCGGACCCTGCTCCATAGCATAGACCCCATTGCAGCCCTACCGCATCCCTACCGGGTCCCTACCGGTCCCTTCCCTGCATGGGGCCGTTTGTCCTCCCTCCTGCCCGGCCCTAACCCCAGCCCCTGCTTTAGGCTCTGCTGCGGGGCCCTGCTGGGACCACAGTTACtgaggggctgccccatggcacccatgggtgctcagaCCTGGGGTCCTGGCTGCACAGCAAAGCTTGGCTCATGGCTCAATGGGAGCTGCAGGGTTTGGGGGCTCCTGCACTGAGGTGGGGAAGGGGCTTTGGGGACCCTCCATTCCCTGTGCACTATGGGCTGGTGTGGGGTGCGCTGTGGGGTGCTcaggctctgccctggctggggGTGAATGGGGCTTTGCGTGGCtcaggggatgctcagggaggtCTGAGGGGGTTTCCGGGTGTTATGGGGTGTACGGTGGCTGTAGGGAGCTCCATTGGTGTGGGATGGTGCCAAGTCCCCCTTTTGTAGGGGTGGGCTGGGGGTGACTGAGGCTGTCCCATAGGGACTGTGCCCTCTCTGCAGGGAGCCCCATAGGGACTGTGCCCTCTCTGCTCTGGGTGCTCTGGGTGCCCCTTGGGTGCCTGGCACAGAGGGTACCAGCTCAAAGCTCTCCCTATTGGGGTGCAGGTGCCTGTGGGttggctttgctgtgctggtgggtGTAGGGCTGGGGGGACCCTGCTGTGCTTGGGGTGCTGTGTACCCCCTTTGGGACACCAGGTagaggaggaggctgagggcAGCGGGTGGCACAGCCGGTGTTGGTGTCACCCATCAGTGTGTGTCACCCGCATGGCCCAGGATGGGTGTCTCGGTGCCGTTGTCCTCCCCATGCTCATGTACAAACACCCTGAGCCCTGTGTGTCCCCAAATAAAGCCTTGAATGCTGCTCACTGCTGTGAACCCCCCGACGTGAACCCCCTGATGTGAACCCCCCGATGTGAACCCCTCTGCCCACcgggtgctgctgtgggttgGTGCCATGGGGACAGGACATGGCACAGGGATGGGACCAGCACCACCGGCCATGGTGGTGCCAGACCCACTGGTTGGACCCACATCCCTGGAGGTGAATGGGACTCACTCTGTGCAGCACTTTATtgccatgggggggtccatggaAGAGGGGGTGCCATGGACACCCCTGCCAGGCCATTCCTTTGGGATCGGGGCATGTTCCTTCTCAGAGcatcccccatcccagtgctggtccatccctgctgcacacGGGGAAGGAGAGGGCCCAGCACCGGAGCATGCCCAAGCACCATGGGTTGTGGTACCCATTGGTGATGGTTCTCCACCACGGATCGTGCCGCAGCCTCGGCTGTGGTTCCATGGCAGAGCCGGCTGTGGTTCCatggcagagccagggctgtggTGCCATGGCAGAGCCGGTTCTGGTTCCATGGCAGAGCCGGCTGTGGTTCCATGGCAGAGCTGGCTGCGGTGCCATGGCAGAGCCGGCTGTGGTTCCATGGCAGAGCCGGTTCTGGTGCTATGGCAGAGCTGGCTGTGGTGCTATGGCAGAGCCGGCTGTGGTGCTATGGTAGAGCTGGCTGCGGTGCCATGGCAGAGCCGGCTGCGGTGCCATGGCAGAGCCAGTTGTGGTGCCATGGCAGAGCCGGTTCTGGTGCCatggcagagccagggctgtggTGCTATGGCAGAGCCGGCTGTGGTTCCATGGCAGAGCCGGTTCTGGTTCCATGGCAGAGCCGGTTCTGGTTCCATGGTAGAGCCGGCTGTGGTGCTATGGTAGAGCCGGCTGTGGTTCCATGGCAGAGCCGGTTCTGGTTCCATGGCAGAGCCGGCTGTGGTTCCATGGCAGAGCCGGCTGTGGTGCCATGGCAGAGCCGGGTCTATGGTGCTATGGCAGTGCCAGGGCTGCGGCAGCTGTGCCCAtgcagccatgggcaggagccGCTCACACATCCCCCATCACCAGGCAGTAGAAGTCTCTCCGGACGCTGTAGTTACGGGAGCCGAGGTCCGAGTCCTGGATCTCGggtccctgagcatccctgagctgcggctgctccatcccagcggcaggagccggagccggagccaggcggggagggggggggccgGAACATGCAGTCCTGGAGGGCTGAACATGTGGCACATGGGGGGAGATAAGGGGAGATGGGGGCACATGGGGGCACATGGGGGCACATGGGGGCACATGGGGGCACATGGGGGCAGATGGGGGCACATGGGGCACATGGTGGCACATGGGGGTAGATGGGGGCACATGGGGCACATGGTGGCACATGGGGGTAGATGGGGGCACATGGGGCACATGGGGGCAGATGGGGCACATGGGGGCAGATGGGGGCACATGGGGGCAGATGGGGCAGATGGGGGCACATAGGGGCAGATGGGGGCAGATGGGGGCACATGGGTTAGGATGTGTTAGGATGGGTTAGGGTGGGTTAGGACGGGTTAGGATGGGTTAGGATGTGTTAGGATGGGTTAGGATGGGTTAGGATGTGTTAGGATGGGTTAGGGTGGGTTAGGATGAGTTAGGGTGGGTtaggatgggttgggatgggttaGGATGTGTTAGGGTGGGTTAGGATGGGTTAGGATGAGTTAGGGTGGGTTAGGATGGGTTAGGGTGGGTTAGGATGGGTTAGGATGGGTTAAGATGGGTAAGGATGGGTTAGGGTGGGTTAGGGTGGGTTAGGATGGGTTAGGATGAGTTAGGATGGGTTAGGATCGGTTAGGATGAGTTAGGATGGGTTAGGATGAGTTAGGATGGGTTAGGATCGGTTAGGATGAGTTAGGATGGGTTAGGATGAGTTAGGATGGGTTAGGATCGGTTAGGATGAGTTAGGATGGGTTAGGATGGGTTAGGAAGGGTTAGGATGGGTAAGGATGGGTTAAGTTGTGTTAGGATGGGTTAGGGTGGGTTAGGATGAGTTAGGATGGGTTAGGATGGGTTAGGAAAGCCCACAGGGACGTGCAGCACACACTGCCCCCCCCAGTGAACAAGGACACAAGGACCATACCCAGGTCCCCATCCGGGTGCAGGTCACTGCCACTGTCCCCATAGGTGCTGCTCAGGGTCAGCATTGGGTCCTTGTCCCCCTGCAGCCGGGTCTGTGGGTCCCCCACGGGCCCCGGGAGGGACACCCTGCGGGGCAGAGCCAGGCACAGCTCCTTCCAGAAGTCAGACGAGGGGGtctgtgtggggcaggggagatgagcccagcccagccccatagcagggctctgtggggctcagctcgcccagcccagccccatagcagggctctgtggggctcagctctctcttcccagccccatagcagggctctgtggggctcagcTCGCTcttcccagccccatagcagggctctgtggggctcagcTCGCTCCTCCCAGCGCCGGGAGCTGAGCCAAGCCCAGGCCTGTGCTGGTGGAGGAACCGGCCCGACCGGATGGGGCACTCCGAGGCTGCGCTCCCAGT of the Melopsittacus undulatus isolate bMelUnd1 chromosome 4, bMelUnd1.mat.Z, whole genome shotgun sequence genome contains:
- the PKP3 gene encoding plakophilin-3 isoform X1; the encoded protein is MLQGNGAPGPPSKPEAGVCSLALPSDRQLDGRSRETAEGQRLRSARVQEQVRIRMMLRGSGPDHGDGSRGSQYGTTMRSSFSSRSQSNGVDPKASLYQPLTKKDFGTLKGSAWSSRSAVDLTPHKRMATISNGGLAKGRGYGYTMSQVSNSSPRPSSFHERSYRARHNLDTLSLRSLRLTEGPPHTAADDRYSLLSEQMDSVGHHRPLYRCQAGGGGFTRSYTLERQLSGGSSAKEWPEGSEVPHNRTIRAPAMRTLQRFQSNNRSRLSTGSFGTVPTGAGSYLGMVEHGSRAPSVRSLAEGSHHLQDQRMDMYNGHNTLLSHQSGGFDDIDLPSAVKYLIATDPNLQVLGAAYLQHKCYSDSNAKKQARSLQAMPKLVKLFNSPNQEVQRHATGAMRNLIYDNTENKLALVEENGIYELMRTLREPDDELRKNVTGILWNLSSSDNLKDRLARDTLDQLTDLVLVPLSGLGGSGVIQQNPSEAEIFYNSTGFLRNLSSASQQTRQKMRECHGLVDSMIHYVNSSLEVGKSEDKSVENAVCVLRNLSYRLYDEMPPSSLQRLEGHRRNTGGTVTGELVGCFSPQSKKAREHYLNADIVTFTEVSKDPKGMEWLWNPQIVGIYNRLLQRCELNKHTTEAASGALQNITAGDRRWAGVLSRLALEQERILNPVLDRVRTADQHQLRSLTGLIRNLSRHARNKDEMSTKVVSHLMEKLPGSAGDKAPPVDVVVNIIAVLNNLVVESPMAARDIVYFDGLRKLFYIKKRRDSSDNEKSSRAASSLLGNMWQYNKLHRDFKMKGYRKEDFLSL
- the PKP3 gene encoding plakophilin-3 isoform X2, translated to MLQGNGAPGPPSKPEAGVCSLALPSDRQLDGRSRETAEGQRLRSARVQEQVRIRMMLRGSGPDHGDGRGSQYGTTMRSSFSSRSQSNGVDPKASLYQPLTKKDFGTLKGSAWSSRSAVDLTPHKRMATISNGGLAKGRGYGYTMSQVSNSSPRPSSFHERSYRARHNLDTLSLRSLRLTEGPPHTAADDRYSLLSEQMDSVGHHRPLYRCQAGGGGFTRSYTLERQLSGGSSAKEWPEGSEVPHNRTIRAPAMRTLQRFQSNNRSRLSTGSFGTVPTGAGSYLGMVEHGSRAPSVRSLAEGSHHLQDQRMDMYNGHNTLLSHQSGGFDDIDLPSAVKYLIATDPNLQVLGAAYLQHKCYSDSNAKKQARSLQAMPKLVKLFNSPNQEVQRHATGAMRNLIYDNTENKLALVEENGIYELMRTLREPDDELRKNVTGILWNLSSSDNLKDRLARDTLDQLTDLVLVPLSGLGGSGVIQQNPSEAEIFYNSTGFLRNLSSASQQTRQKMRECHGLVDSMIHYVNSSLEVGKSEDKSVENAVCVLRNLSYRLYDEMPPSSLQRLEGHRRNTGGTVTGELVGCFSPQSKKAREHYLNADIVTFTEVSKDPKGMEWLWNPQIVGIYNRLLQRCELNKHTTEAASGALQNITAGDRRWAGVLSRLALEQERILNPVLDRVRTADQHQLRSLTGLIRNLSRHARNKDEMSTKVVSHLMEKLPGSAGDKAPPVDVVVNIIAVLNNLVVESPMAARDIVYFDGLRKLFYIKKRRDSSDNEKSSRAASSLLGNMWQYNKLHRDFKMKGYRKEDFLSL
- the PKP3 gene encoding plakophilin-3 isoform X3, coding for MMLRGSGPDHGDGSRGSQYGTTMRSSFSSRSQSNGVDPKASLYQPLTKKDFGTLKGSAWSSRSAVDLTPHKRMATISNGGLAKGRGYGYTMSQVSNSSPRPSSFHERSYRARHNLDTLSLRSLRLTEGPPHTAADDRYSLLSEQMDSVGHHRPLYRCQAGGGGFTRSYTLERQLSGGSSAKEWPEGSEVPHNRTIRAPAMRTLQRFQSNNRSRLSTGSFGTVPTGAGSYLGMVEHGSRAPSVRSLAEGSHHLQDQRMDMYNGHNTLLSHQSGGFDDIDLPSAVKYLIATDPNLQVLGAAYLQHKCYSDSNAKKQARSLQAMPKLVKLFNSPNQEVQRHATGAMRNLIYDNTENKLALVEENGIYELMRTLREPDDELRKNVTGILWNLSSSDNLKDRLARDTLDQLTDLVLVPLSGLGGSGVIQQNPSEAEIFYNSTGFLRNLSSASQQTRQKMRECHGLVDSMIHYVNSSLEVGKSEDKSVENAVCVLRNLSYRLYDEMPPSSLQRLEGHRRNTGGTVTGELVGCFSPQSKKAREHYLNADIVTFTEVSKDPKGMEWLWNPQIVGIYNRLLQRCELNKHTTEAASGALQNITAGDRRWAGVLSRLALEQERILNPVLDRVRTADQHQLRSLTGLIRNLSRHARNKDEMSTKVVSHLMEKLPGSAGDKAPPVDVVVNIIAVLNNLVVESPMAARDIVYFDGLRKLFYIKKRRDSSDNEKSSRAASSLLGNMWQYNKLHRDFKMKGYRKEDFLSL